A single genomic interval of Flavobacteriales bacterium harbors:
- a CDS encoding sigma-70 family RNA polymerase sigma factor, with product MTDEQLVTGCLNGEPLAQKELYRTYARKMMSICMRYAPGREQAQDILQDGFVKVFQKMDHYRGDGPLGGWIARTMVNTALDHIRRNKPYDHSLDLTEAEHLHSEDAQVLGQMSTDELMELIQALPPGYRAVFNLFAIEGYAHKEISEMMGISENTSKSQFMKARAYLRKLLPKEAADIYGDGAEG from the coding sequence ATGACGGACGAACAGCTCGTGACCGGATGCCTGAACGGTGAGCCCCTGGCCCAGAAGGAGTTGTACCGCACCTACGCCCGCAAGATGATGAGCATCTGCATGCGCTACGCCCCGGGACGGGAGCAGGCCCAGGACATCCTGCAGGACGGCTTCGTGAAGGTGTTCCAGAAGATGGACCACTACCGCGGCGACGGTCCTTTGGGCGGCTGGATCGCCCGCACCATGGTGAACACCGCCCTGGACCACATCCGCCGCAACAAGCCCTACGACCACAGCCTGGACCTCACGGAGGCCGAACACCTGCACAGCGAGGACGCGCAGGTGCTGGGCCAGATGAGCACCGATGAGCTCATGGAGCTGATCCAGGCCCTGCCCCCCGGCTACCGCGCCGTGTTCAACCTGTTCGCCATCGAGGGCTACGCCCACAAGGAGATTAGCGAGATGATGGGCATCAGCGAGAACACCTCGAAGAGCCAATTCATGAAGGCGCGGGCCTACCTGCGCAAACTGCTGCCCAAGGAGGCGGCCGACATCTACGGTGATGGAGCGGAAGGATGA
- a CDS encoding T9SS type A sorting domain-containing protein has protein sequence MYRRTSNERVASAALAVLLLCGFVGLKAQGLNNLWVGGFDSDGPPPFGGVDLDFESGSMVISTMSRAIGYRRTSANITDANGNLLFSTNGSFVANGLGDTLLNGTGLNPSSYTSMFPEGLYLSQACLILPKPDTPGIYYLFHGTIDDQVTTTANYLYLTTIDMSLDGGLGGVITKNQVLISDTLNVGKITAVRHANGRDWWMFCHKVTTNIYHRLLVTPNGVANDGTQAIGVIRPRDGGQVCFSPDGSKFAYYWGQFNQDLEVFDFDRCTGLFTNPVHILIDDYDQMGGVAFSPNSRYLYVSSVEDVYQYDVQAADIGASMVHIAHWDGFYSPFPPFATLFDIAQLAPDGKIYISTGNSTDKLHVINDPDSAGLACNIEQHGIDLQRYFSNSLPNHPNYHLGPVDGSVCDSLGINAGVPAALVEARLRVCPNPSNGSFTLSYPAHAGAGELIVFDLTGQLVLRERIPPWSQMHRLELSGAAGMYQFRIRWGSTSTAVRVILQP, from the coding sequence ATGTACCGCCGCACGAGCAACGAACGAGTCGCGTCTGCGGCGCTTGCCGTTCTGCTCCTTTGCGGTTTTGTCGGGTTGAAGGCTCAAGGGTTGAACAACTTGTGGGTGGGTGGCTTCGATAGCGACGGCCCACCACCTTTTGGGGGTGTCGATCTGGATTTCGAAAGCGGGAGCATGGTCATCTCGACCATGTCCCGCGCCATCGGCTATCGGAGGACCTCCGCCAACATCACTGATGCGAACGGGAATTTGCTATTCAGTACCAATGGGTCGTTCGTCGCCAACGGCTTGGGTGATACGTTGCTGAATGGGACCGGTTTGAACCCAAGCAGCTACACATCCATGTTCCCCGAAGGACTATATCTCTCGCAAGCCTGTTTGATCCTGCCAAAGCCGGACACTCCGGGTATCTATTATCTTTTCCATGGCACGATAGACGACCAGGTGACAACTACAGCCAATTACCTCTACCTGACCACCATTGATATGAGCCTGGACGGTGGCCTAGGTGGGGTGATAACGAAGAACCAGGTGCTGATCAGTGATACGCTGAACGTGGGCAAGATCACCGCCGTGCGGCATGCCAACGGCCGGGATTGGTGGATGTTTTGCCACAAGGTGACCACTAACATCTACCACCGTTTGCTGGTTACCCCGAATGGAGTAGCCAACGATGGAACACAAGCCATTGGGGTTATCCGGCCGCGGGATGGCGGGCAAGTCTGTTTCTCACCCGACGGATCCAAATTCGCCTACTACTGGGGCCAGTTCAACCAGGACTTGGAGGTCTTCGATTTCGATCGCTGCACGGGCCTGTTCACCAACCCGGTGCATATCCTGATCGATGACTACGACCAGATGGGTGGTGTGGCCTTCTCACCCAACAGCCGTTACCTCTATGTCTCCTCAGTTGAGGATGTTTACCAATACGATGTGCAAGCTGCGGACATCGGGGCATCCATGGTACACATCGCGCATTGGGACGGGTTCTATTCGCCCTTCCCGCCGTTCGCCACGCTCTTTGACATCGCGCAACTCGCACCGGACGGCAAGATCTACATCAGCACCGGAAATAGCACGGACAAACTGCATGTGATCAACGATCCGGATTCTGCGGGTTTGGCCTGCAACATCGAGCAGCACGGGATCGATCTACAGCGCTACTTCAGCAACTCCCTTCCCAACCACCCGAACTACCACCTGGGCCCGGTGGATGGCAGCGTATGCGACAGCTTGGGGATCAACGCGGGGGTGCCCGCTGCGCTGGTGGAGGCGCGATTGAGGGTATGCCCGAACCCCAGCAACGGGTCGTTTACCTTGAGTTACCCCGCCCATGCCGGGGCTGGTGAATTGATCGTGTTCGACCTCACCGGTCAGTTGGTGCTCCGCGAGCGCATACCGCCATGGAGCCAGATGCACCGCTTGGAGTTGAGCGGAGCTGCGGGGATGTACCAGTTCCGGATCAGGTGGGGCAGCACGTCCACCGCAGTTCGGGTGATCCTTCAACCATGA
- a CDS encoding right-handed parallel beta-helix repeat-containing protein, with protein sequence MRTIVEMAVMFAGMARTPSFTSCHWGVYTEYMNVLSTDNRMLDMGTAHHVERSGYRDVDIRNNAVTAHRHGMELRANDGAAHVLVEGNDITFGDHPCANCKGYSGILVTEGNQQAHDARILNNSIHFTNAATSRFGIALTAADAWLVADNTVLLVSNAHNRTGIQLEGCRATEVSCNQISSSDTGYPIAAQSAIRSMMGSQPLISCNEMDRTANGILFNGVAYGTDVRGNLFHNHKWPLHLDATAIIDAQLLKGNLWDPTAAAPVWGALYEDSVSAFAYPFYYSPATINGGTTQPPSWWPSNWFNFTFGTNYDCADHHGTDYCSQFGGERCLDCLRDLDEKIAGDSLENDPYTEETKWMLKGDLFRKIDDAPELLDSLPLLSDFYADLQGSPTASFKTIDDDQLALYDLNSTVLVQLLANRAQIEEAIALVNDGLEHLGDSTLTPAQRQAILAGLNGYRQNIQNLTEWNDTALQVVADSKAQNADNIQDANAGVAASELIEENEKVVNDIYLATVGKDLNVFTATQANDLFAIANQCPMRGGNAVFKARSLYWLINDDYDFDDPLLCQPHGIIVKDMAVQPVNGMTVVPNPASDEVTLILNRPLVELGVFEVYDAIGAQVMQQIMPMELPRISFSTAALAPAIYHYQVRGPSGIIGVGKLTIVR encoded by the coding sequence TTGCGCACGATTGTCGAGATGGCGGTGATGTTCGCCGGCATGGCCCGCACCCCCAGCTTCACCAGCTGCCACTGGGGCGTTTACACCGAGTACATGAACGTGCTGAGCACCGACAACCGCATGCTGGACATGGGCACCGCCCACCATGTGGAGCGCAGCGGCTACCGCGATGTGGACATCCGCAACAACGCGGTCACCGCCCACCGGCACGGCATGGAGCTGCGGGCCAACGACGGCGCGGCGCACGTCCTGGTGGAAGGCAACGACATCACCTTCGGCGACCACCCCTGCGCCAATTGCAAGGGCTACTCGGGCATCCTGGTCACCGAGGGCAACCAGCAGGCGCATGACGCGCGCATCCTGAACAACAGCATCCACTTCACCAACGCCGCCACCTCGCGCTTCGGCATCGCCCTCACCGCCGCCGATGCCTGGCTGGTGGCCGACAACACGGTGCTGCTGGTGAGCAACGCCCACAACCGCACGGGCATCCAACTGGAAGGCTGCCGGGCCACGGAGGTGAGCTGCAACCAGATCAGCAGCAGCGACACCGGCTACCCCATCGCCGCACAGAGCGCGATCCGCAGCATGATGGGCAGCCAGCCGCTCATCAGTTGCAACGAAATGGACCGCACGGCCAACGGTATTCTCTTCAACGGCGTGGCCTACGGCACCGATGTGCGCGGCAACCTCTTCCACAACCACAAATGGCCCCTTCACTTGGATGCCACGGCGATCATCGATGCGCAGTTGCTGAAGGGGAACCTGTGGGATCCAACAGCCGCTGCGCCGGTGTGGGGGGCCTTGTATGAGGACAGCGTCAGTGCTTTTGCATATCCCTTCTACTACAGTCCGGCTACGATCAACGGCGGCACCACTCAGCCGCCTTCGTGGTGGCCCAGCAACTGGTTCAACTTCACCTTTGGCACGAACTACGATTGCGCCGACCATCATGGAACGGACTATTGCAGCCAGTTCGGGGGTGAGCGTTGCTTGGACTGTCTGCGCGACCTGGACGAGAAGATCGCCGGCGACAGTTTAGAGAACGACCCGTACACCGAGGAGACCAAATGGATGCTCAAGGGCGACCTCTTCCGGAAGATCGATGACGCGCCGGAACTCCTGGACAGCCTACCCTTGCTATCGGATTTCTATGCCGACCTGCAGGGCAGCCCCACCGCCTCCTTCAAGACGATCGACGACGATCAACTTGCACTATACGATCTGAACAGCACGGTATTGGTGCAATTGCTCGCGAACCGCGCCCAGATTGAGGAAGCAATTGCCTTGGTAAATGATGGTCTTGAACATCTGGGCGACAGTACGCTCACCCCGGCTCAACGACAGGCGATCCTCGCCGGCTTGAACGGTTACCGTCAGAACATCCAGAATCTGACGGAATGGAATGACACAGCCTTGCAAGTGGTGGCCGATTCCAAAGCGCAGAACGCGGATAACATTCAGGACGCGAACGCTGGCGTGGCAGCCAGCGAGCTGATCGAAGAGAACGAGAAGGTCGTTAACGACATTTACCTGGCGACAGTGGGTAAGGATTTGAACGTCTTTACTGCGACCCAGGCGAATGATCTCTTCGCCATTGCGAACCAGTGCCCCATGAGGGGTGGCAATGCCGTGTTCAAAGCCCGTTCACTGTACTGGCTCATCAATGACGATTACGACTTCGATGATCCATTGCTCTGCCAGCCGCATGGCATCATCGTTAAAGACATGGCCGTCCAGCCCGTGAACGGCATGACGGTCGTACCCAACCCTGCAAGCGACGAAGTTACCCTGATATTAAATCGTCCGCTTGTTGAACTTGGTGTATTCGAAGTGTACGATGCTATAGGTGCGCAAGTGATGCAACAGATCATGCCTATGGAATTGCCGCGCATCTCCTTCAGCACGGCAGCCCTGGCGCCTGCAATCTATCACTATCAGGTGCGCGGACCGTCGGGCATCATCGGTGTCGGGAAGCTCACGATTGTTCGCTGA
- a CDS encoding T9SS type A sorting domain-containing protein, which yields MKRRMSTTRVVLAALAVLLLCGLVDLKAQGLNNLWLGGYFGEDAPPWGSVDIDFQSDSAVITTTNRAIGFGRTSANITDASGNLLFSTNGAFIANATGDTMLNGTGLNPSTYTSNYPGGLHISQGCLILPKPDTQGIYHLFHGTVDDQTGPHALYLYLTTIDMSLDGGLGGVVTKNQVLISDSLNVGKVTAVRHANGRDWWVFCHKVSTNMFYRLLLTPQGISMDGTQSIGVTRPPDVGQVCFSPDGSRFAYYWGQFNQDLEIFDFDRCTGLFSNPVHILISDANSMGGVAFSPNSRFLYISSVEDVYQYDTEAPDIEASMVHIAHWDGFYSPFPPLATLFDITQLAPNGKIYIGTGNSTFHLHVINAPDEGGMACDMVQHGLELPRYFINSLPNHPNYHLGPVDGSICDSLGINAGVPAALLEAGIKVYPNPSNGAFTVSYPAQPHVGELEVRDLSGRLVLRERIPQWSQVRAVQLKEAVGMYQCRLTWGTASLTTRIILAEP from the coding sequence ATGAAGCGCCGCATGAGCACCACGAGAGTCGTGTTAGCGGCGCTTGCCGTTCTGCTGCTTTGCGGTCTTGTCGATCTGAAGGCTCAAGGGTTGAACAACCTTTGGCTCGGCGGGTATTTTGGAGAGGATGCCCCGCCATGGGGCAGTGTTGATATTGATTTCCAAAGTGATAGTGCGGTGATCACGACTACGAACAGGGCTATTGGATTCGGGCGCACCAGCGCTAACATCACCGATGCGAGCGGCAACCTGCTCTTCAGTACCAACGGGGCCTTTATCGCCAACGCCACCGGGGATACGATGCTCAATGGCACAGGACTCAATCCGAGTACATACACTTCCAACTACCCTGGAGGTTTGCACATCTCGCAAGGCTGCCTGATCCTGCCCAAGCCGGACACCCAAGGGATCTACCACCTCTTCCATGGCACCGTTGATGACCAGACAGGTCCGCACGCTCTCTACCTCTATCTGACCACGATCGACATGAGCCTGGACGGCGGGCTGGGAGGGGTGGTAACGAAGAACCAGGTGTTGATCAGTGATTCGCTGAACGTAGGAAAGGTCACGGCCGTGCGGCATGCGAACGGGCGGGATTGGTGGGTGTTCTGCCACAAAGTGAGCACGAACATGTTCTATCGGTTGCTTCTTACGCCGCAAGGAATCAGCATGGATGGAACGCAATCCATTGGTGTTACACGCCCGCCAGATGTTGGGCAGGTCTGCTTCAGTCCTGACGGCAGCAGATTCGCGTACTACTGGGGCCAGTTCAACCAGGACCTGGAGATCTTCGATTTCGATCGCTGCACGGGCCTCTTCTCCAACCCGGTGCATATCCTCATCAGCGATGCCAACAGTATGGGCGGTGTGGCCTTTTCACCCAACAGCCGCTTCCTCTACATCTCATCTGTTGAAGACGTATATCAATACGACACGGAAGCGCCGGACATCGAAGCGAGCATGGTCCACATCGCCCATTGGGATGGATTCTATTCTCCATTCCCGCCCCTAGCGACACTCTTTGATATTACACAACTCGCCCCCAATGGCAAGATCTACATCGGCACAGGCAATAGCACGTTCCACTTACACGTGATCAATGCCCCGGATGAAGGTGGCATGGCCTGCGATATGGTGCAGCATGGTTTGGAACTCCCTCGGTATTTCATCAACTCCCTTCCCAACCACCCCAACTACCATTTGGGCCCGGTGGATGGGAGCATCTGTGATAGTTTGGGTATAAACGCGGGGGTGCCCGCTGCCTTGTTGGAGGCGGGCATCAAGGTGTATCCGAACCCGAGCAACGGTGCGTTCACGGTGAGTTATCCCGCACAACCCCATGTTGGCGAGCTGGAGGTGCGCGACCTGAGCGGGCGGTTGGTGCTGCGGGAGCGCATCCCGCAATGGAGTCAGGTGCGTGCTGTTCAGCTAAAGGAGGCAGTAGGCATGTACCAGTGTCGTCTTACCTGGGGCACAGCGTCGCTTACCACACGCATCATCCTCGCCGAGCCATGA
- a CDS encoding right-handed parallel beta-helix repeat-containing protein, which produces MRMLRHPWVLLLLLVAAPAVLVAQPPMVTKYLHEFDTLGSGHPNDLINDQPALLKAAAFFQARGGYGTLVLEDGEYIVGLQQLYTPGSPLPGPDWINWNYPEGSIPGSCPSLVALQPGFRLDGCAQFTVQGGSNTRIRYRDCLYYGSFFRVPGTDDVLAATGIDSCYTCQDSVRLFIVDSLVHAKVGAMFTFAHCDSVTVRDVELDGNIDGALLGGKSSWDGIQTDYDGIAVFESSHTTIENVNAHHFGRDGLVLWGKYADTATPFADAYPDLHVDIDPADSATILGNRTVLFNNRILSSQFNWNGRQGFSWTALAGLTMSGCDLNYNGCGRWSSSPGAGLDIEGIGGPLRVRHGLFTDCRFLHNYSAGILSDQSECIGQQGFTFIDCTVKAGEAGLALWVEARDMEFHVCAIYGYVDELFEQAENLPRDPDFDLLFRKTDFYEEDDDWSYLKADPLNCGGGPHKLDLVGGGRAKVTFDSCGFYTNCHGMVRLKGRSNLDSTFTHCPTGSTGICIGPECTQQDARYVTATHCTFVNTGRERCTAQTQVLAVDHATVTGLTINIPYEVRNGGPGDMYVTPFGTDSPPCWPTYCYADTVILTSYGGNFPPCKPFYDLPDTIDVWDPCTGINLPIAPCVSDASCYASTVIPDSAFASLVGDVFIGTVNIKGRFFVDVDVLFQNAEVRLEPGAEIIVQNGWTLDIENSSFTACNGVMWKSITAEDGATMRIRGSFMDDAESAVSALDGSTVWIDGTQFHNNRVGLGIPDVGLPYNNVACWVSNSTFYSAGAMPLPYPGQTSTVGHRGFAAFDVHRTTLDLAGGHNTLHTLSNGIVAHQSDVQVSACRMFNIQPDSAYTLSGNGAGIFARGDQGFHFLRQQGYGMAGTPSFSNCRWGVFTEYMNVLSTDNRMLDMGTAHHVERSGYREVDIRNNAVTAHRHGMELRANDGAAHILVEGNDITFGDHPCANCKGYSGILVTEGNQQAHDARILNNSIHFTNAATSRFGIALTAADAWLVADNAVLLVSNAHNRTGIQLEGCRATEVSCNQISSSDTGYPIAAQSAIRNMMGSQPLISCNEMDRTANGILFNGVAYDTDVRGNFFHNHKWPLHLDATAIIGVQDHKGNLWDPAAIAPVWGALYEDTTNSVLNPFYYSPATISGGTTAPPSVWPTSGWFNVAPGANYDCADHHGEEYCSQFQERGEERLTELDLRIASDSLENAPYTDETKWMFKGRLYKKLYDNPDLQDSLQVMTDFYEDLQGSNTEAFKLIDDEQLHLYDLDSTVAMQLRQDYQQMEGLMDLVKDAMEQLGDSTLTAAQQQAILTGIIGYRESIRDLSVVNSVVLQAASASKGVTADGVKAANTTVTTSELIEENEKTVNDIYLATVGKDLDSFTVAQAASLFDIANQCPMLGGNAVFKARSLYWLIDDTYDFDDAVLCLPYGIIVKSLTESPINSTAVIPNPASDEATLVLERPLDAPSVFVVYDALGGELMRHSIPLETSRFVFTTASLAPAPYHYQVRGPLGVIGNGKLTIVR; this is translated from the coding sequence ATGCGCATGCTTCGCCACCCATGGGTTCTGCTCCTTCTGCTCGTTGCCGCACCGGCGGTCCTGGTGGCCCAGCCGCCCATGGTCACCAAGTACCTGCACGAGTTCGACACCCTCGGCTCCGGCCACCCCAACGACCTCATCAACGACCAGCCGGCCTTGCTGAAGGCCGCCGCCTTCTTCCAGGCACGGGGTGGCTATGGCACCTTGGTGCTGGAGGACGGGGAATACATCGTGGGCCTTCAGCAACTGTACACGCCGGGCAGCCCCTTGCCCGGACCTGACTGGATCAACTGGAACTACCCTGAAGGGTCGATCCCGGGCAGCTGTCCCTCCCTGGTGGCCCTACAGCCGGGTTTCCGGTTGGACGGTTGTGCGCAGTTCACCGTGCAGGGCGGGAGCAACACCCGTATCCGCTACCGCGACTGCCTGTATTATGGCAGCTTCTTTCGAGTACCCGGCACGGACGATGTGCTGGCCGCAACCGGCATCGATTCGTGCTACACCTGCCAGGACAGCGTGCGCCTGTTCATCGTGGATAGCCTTGTGCACGCCAAGGTGGGCGCCATGTTCACCTTCGCGCATTGCGATTCGGTCACTGTCCGCGACGTGGAGCTGGACGGCAACATCGACGGCGCGCTCCTGGGCGGCAAGAGTTCGTGGGACGGCATTCAGACCGACTATGACGGCATCGCCGTGTTCGAGTCCAGCCACACGACCATCGAGAACGTGAACGCCCATCACTTCGGCCGCGATGGCCTGGTGCTCTGGGGCAAGTATGCCGATACAGCGACCCCCTTCGCGGACGCATACCCGGACCTCCACGTGGACATCGACCCCGCCGACAGCGCGACGATCCTGGGCAACCGTACCGTGTTGTTCAACAACCGCATCCTCAGCAGCCAGTTCAACTGGAACGGGCGGCAAGGCTTCTCCTGGACCGCGCTGGCCGGCCTGACCATGAGCGGCTGCGACCTCAACTACAACGGCTGCGGCCGCTGGAGCAGCAGCCCAGGCGCGGGGTTGGACATTGAAGGCATCGGCGGGCCGCTGCGGGTGCGCCACGGGCTGTTCACCGATTGTCGCTTTCTGCACAACTACAGCGCAGGCATCCTCTCGGACCAGTCGGAGTGCATCGGCCAGCAGGGCTTCACCTTCATCGACTGCACGGTGAAAGCGGGCGAGGCCGGGCTGGCGCTCTGGGTCGAAGCCCGCGACATGGAGTTCCACGTGTGCGCCATCTACGGCTATGTGGACGAACTGTTCGAGCAGGCCGAGAACCTGCCCCGCGACCCCGACTTCGACCTGCTGTTCCGCAAGACCGATTTCTATGAAGAGGATGATGACTGGTCGTATCTGAAGGCCGACCCCTTGAATTGCGGGGGCGGGCCGCACAAGCTGGACCTGGTGGGCGGCGGGCGCGCCAAGGTCACCTTCGACAGCTGCGGGTTCTACACCAATTGCCACGGCATGGTGCGGCTGAAGGGCCGATCGAACCTGGATAGCACGTTCACGCATTGCCCGACGGGATCCACCGGCATCTGTATCGGACCGGAATGTACCCAGCAGGATGCCCGCTATGTCACCGCCACCCACTGCACCTTCGTCAACACCGGCCGAGAGCGCTGCACTGCCCAGACCCAGGTACTCGCCGTGGATCACGCCACCGTCACGGGCCTCACCATCAACATCCCCTATGAGGTGCGCAATGGCGGGCCGGGCGATATGTACGTGACCCCGTTCGGCACCGATAGCCCACCCTGCTGGCCGACCTACTGCTATGCGGACACGGTGATCCTCACCAGCTATGGCGGCAACTTCCCGCCCTGCAAACCCTTCTACGACCTCCCCGATACCATCGACGTCTGGGACCCCTGCACCGGGATCAACCTTCCTATTGCACCGTGTGTGAGCGATGCCTCCTGCTATGCCAGCACCGTGATCCCCGACAGTGCCTTCGCGAGCTTGGTGGGCGATGTCTTCATCGGTACGGTGAACATCAAGGGTAGGTTCTTCGTGGATGTGGATGTGCTCTTCCAGAACGCCGAAGTGCGCCTTGAACCCGGCGCGGAGATCATCGTGCAGAACGGCTGGACCCTCGACATCGAGAACAGCTCCTTCACCGCCTGCAACGGCGTGATGTGGAAGAGCATCACGGCGGAGGACGGGGCCACCATGCGCATCCGGGGATCTTTCATGGACGATGCGGAAAGTGCCGTGTCCGCGCTGGACGGCTCCACCGTGTGGATCGATGGCACCCAGTTCCACAACAACCGCGTGGGCCTGGGCATCCCCGATGTGGGCCTGCCGTACAACAACGTGGCCTGCTGGGTGAGCAACAGCACCTTCTACAGCGCGGGCGCCATGCCGCTGCCCTACCCCGGCCAGACCAGCACCGTGGGCCACCGGGGCTTCGCGGCCTTCGATGTGCACCGCACCACCCTGGACCTCGCCGGCGGCCACAACACCCTCCACACCCTGAGCAATGGCATCGTGGCCCACCAGAGCGATGTGCAGGTGAGCGCCTGCCGGATGTTCAACATCCAGCCCGATAGCGCCTACACCCTCTCGGGCAACGGCGCGGGCATCTTCGCCCGGGGCGACCAGGGCTTCCACTTTCTGCGGCAGCAGGGCTATGGCATGGCCGGCACACCCAGCTTCTCCAATTGCCGCTGGGGCGTTTTTACCGAGTACATGAACGTGCTGAGCACCGACAACCGCATGCTGGACATGGGCACCGCCCACCACGTGGAGCGCAGCGGCTACCGCGAGGTGGACATCCGCAACAACGCGGTCACCGCCCACCGGCACGGCATGGAGCTGCGGGCCAACGACGGCGCGGCGCACATCCTGGTGGAAGGCAACGACATCACCTTCGGCGACCACCCCTGCGCCAATTGCAAGGGCTACTCGGGCATCCTGGTCACCGAAGGCAACCAGCAGGCGCATGACGCGCGCATCCTGAACAACAGCATCCACTTCACCAACGCGGCCACCTCGCGCTTCGGCATTGCCCTCACCGCCGCCGATGCCTGGCTGGTGGCCGACAACGCGGTGCTGCTGGTGAGCAACGCCCACAACCGCACGGGCATCCAGCTGGAGGGCTGCCGGGCCACGGAGGTGAGCTGCAACCAGATCAGCAGCAGCGACACCGGCTACCCCATCGCCGCACAGAGCGCCATCCGCAACATGATGGGGAGCCAGCCGCTGATCAGCTGCAACGAGATGGACCGCACGGCCAACGGCATCCTCTTCAACGGTGTGGCCTACGACACGGATGTGCGCGGCAATTTCTTCCATAACCATAAGTGGCCCCTGCATTTGGATGCTACGGCCATCATCGGGGTGCAGGACCATAAAGGGAACCTCTGGGACCCTGCGGCCATTGCGCCAGTGTGGGGGGCGCTGTATGAGGACACGACCAACTCCGTGTTGAATCCTTTCTACTATAGCCCTGCTACGATAAGCGGCGGTACCACCGCACCGCCATCCGTGTGGCCCACGTCTGGGTGGTTCAATGTAGCGCCAGGTGCGAACTACGATTGCGCCGACCACCATGGCGAGGAGTATTGCAGCCAGTTCCAAGAGCGCGGTGAAGAACGGCTGACGGAACTGGATTTGCGGATTGCTAGTGACAGCTTGGAGAATGCCCCCTACACGGATGAGACCAAGTGGATGTTCAAAGGCCGTTTATACAAGAAACTCTACGATAACCCGGACTTGCAGGACAGCCTGCAAGTGATGACAGACTTCTACGAAGACCTGCAGGGGAGTAACACGGAAGCTTTCAAGCTGATCGACGATGAGCAATTGCATCTGTATGATCTCGACAGCACGGTTGCGATGCAGCTACGGCAGGATTATCAGCAGATGGAAGGCTTGATGGATCTGGTAAAGGATGCCATGGAGCAGTTGGGGGATAGCACCTTGACGGCCGCGCAACAGCAAGCCATCCTTACCGGTATAATCGGCTACCGTGAAAGCATCCGTGATCTATCGGTCGTGAACTCAGTGGTGTTGCAAGCGGCTTCGGCATCGAAAGGAGTGACCGCCGATGGCGTCAAAGCAGCGAACACTACGGTGACCACCAGCGAGCTGATCGAGGAGAACGAGAAAACGGTGAACGACATCTACCTGGCCACCGTCGGTAAGGACCTGGATAGCTTCACTGTCGCGCAAGCGGCTTCCTTATTCGACATCGCCAACCAATGTCCGATGCTCGGTGGCAACGCTGTCTTCAAGGCGCGTTCGCTGTACTGGCTTATTGATGACACCTACGATTTCGACGATGCTGTGCTTTGCCTGCCATACGGCATCATCGTGAAGAGCTTGACCGAGTCCCCGATCAATTCCACCGCTGTGATCCCCAACCCCGCCAGCGACGAGGCCACCCTCGTGCTGGAGCGGCCTTTGGATGCACCCAGCGTGTTCGTGGTCTATGATGCGCTTGGCGGAGAGTTGATGCGCCATTCCATACCGTTGGAAACGTCCCGCTTCGTCTTCACAACAGCATCGCTCGCACCCGCCCCATACCACTACCAAGTGCGTGGCCCATTAGGCGTCATCGGTAACGGGAAGTTGACGATCGTTCGCTGA